One part of the Leptospira saintgironsiae genome encodes these proteins:
- the nuoD gene encoding NADH dehydrogenase (quinone) subunit D, which yields MYEKTAEHFSLKQKKLPEGHLLVNLGPSHPSTHGILQNVIQLDGERVVDAESVIGYVHRSFEKLGERYTYNQFLVCTDRMNYVSTPLNNIGWILAVEKMLEIEVPDKVTYVRMIVSELSRVMDHIICNGILGVDLGAFSGMLHLFHHRENIYQVLEKLTGARLTTTFCRIGGLEKDIYPEFEKDVKTIIKGLRPAIEEFQSLLVNNRIFIDRTEGVGGISAEDAISYGYSGPNLRAAGVPWDIRKDDPYMFYDKVDFDIPVGEDGSVLHRTLVRMEEMRQSLRIVEQLINGLPSGAHHADMPHIYLPDKSKVYKNMEELIYHFKLIMHGIKVPKGEYYMATEAANGELGFYIVSEGEKSPWRVHVRRPCFWFYQSFPELVKGSLLADTVATMSSMNVIAGELDC from the coding sequence ATGTACGAAAAAACCGCGGAACATTTCAGCCTCAAACAGAAAAAACTCCCAGAAGGACATCTTCTTGTGAACCTGGGACCTTCTCACCCTTCTACTCACGGGATCTTACAGAATGTGATCCAATTAGATGGAGAAAGAGTGGTGGATGCAGAATCTGTGATCGGCTATGTGCATCGCAGTTTCGAAAAATTAGGAGAACGTTATACTTATAATCAGTTCTTAGTTTGTACAGACAGAATGAATTACGTATCCACTCCGCTTAATAATATCGGATGGATCCTCGCTGTCGAAAAAATGTTAGAGATAGAAGTTCCTGATAAGGTCACTTACGTTCGTATGATCGTCTCCGAACTTTCTCGCGTGATGGATCATATTATCTGCAACGGTATCTTGGGTGTGGATCTTGGTGCATTCTCTGGGATGTTACATTTATTCCATCATAGAGAGAATATCTATCAGGTTTTGGAAAAACTCACAGGTGCAAGACTTACCACTACATTCTGCAGAATTGGTGGACTCGAAAAAGATATTTATCCTGAATTCGAGAAGGATGTTAAGACTATCATCAAAGGTCTTCGTCCTGCGATTGAAGAGTTTCAGTCATTACTCGTAAATAATAGGATCTTTATAGATAGAACGGAAGGTGTGGGAGGTATCTCTGCAGAAGATGCTATTTCTTACGGTTATTCAGGTCCTAACTTAAGAGCAGCAGGAGTTCCTTGGGATATTCGTAAAGACGATCCTTATATGTTCTATGATAAAGTGGACTTTGATATTCCTGTGGGAGAGGACGGTTCCGTTCTTCATAGGACTCTTGTTCGTATGGAAGAGATGAGACAATCCCTTCGTATCGTAGAACAACTTATTAACGGCCTTCCTTCTGGTGCTCATCATGCGGACATGCCTCATATCTATCTTCCTGACAAGAGCAAGGTTTATAAGAATATGGAAGAGTTGATCTACCATTTCAAATTGATCATGCATGGTATTAAAGTTCCTAAGGGAGAATATTATATGGCAACCGAGGCTGCTAACGGCGAGCTCGGTTTCTATATTGTTTCCGAAGGGGAGAAGTCCCCTTGGAGAGTGCATGTGCGTAGGCCATGTTTCTGGTTTTATCAATCTTTCCCTGAATTAGTAAAAGGTTCACTTCTTGCAGATACAGTCGCTACTATGAGTTCTATGAATGTGATCGCAGGGGAGTTGGACTGTTAA
- a CDS encoding NADH-quinone oxidoreductase subunit C, with amino-acid sequence MKETIQSFLKDKFSHFISKEEEILTNLPTFFLKPEGIVPVLSALKTAPGIELNYLNDLTAIDWLGKKTPRFEVCYLLRSGNKSSTRVQFRVALEEDEQVPSIISIFKGANWPEREVYDLFGIRFAGHPRMDRLIMPDNFQGHPLRKDYPLEGFGQDYLVEDLLTIHLKEDMEA; translated from the coding sequence ATGAAAGAAACAATCCAAAGTTTCCTAAAAGACAAATTCTCTCATTTTATCTCCAAGGAAGAAGAAATACTCACAAATCTTCCTACATTCTTCTTAAAGCCGGAAGGAATTGTTCCGGTTCTTTCTGCTTTAAAGACAGCACCTGGGATTGAACTGAATTATTTAAATGATCTGACTGCGATCGATTGGTTGGGTAAAAAAACGCCAAGATTCGAAGTCTGTTACCTTCTCCGCTCCGGAAACAAATCCTCCACAAGAGTACAATTTCGCGTGGCATTGGAAGAAGATGAACAAGTCCCAAGTATCATAAGTATCTTTAAAGGTGCGAATTGGCCGGAGAGAGAAGTTTACGATCTATTCGGTATTCGTTTTGCAGGACATCCTAGAATGGATCGTCTTATCATGCCTGATAATTTCCAAGGTCATCCATTAAGAAAAGATTATCCTTTGGAAGGTTTTGGCCAGGATTATCTGGTAGAAGACCTTCTCACCATTCACTTAAAAGAAGATATGGAGGCTTAA
- the nuoE gene encoding complex I 24 kDa subunit family protein, translating to MSYQFSSQSVARLDKLLEMFPDKRSVILPGLYLLQKEQGFVDREGMEALADKIGSPISLAQVYGVATFYTLYNKKPVGKYHIQICGTSSCYMRGNDKLEKHICSRLGIELGETTSDKKFTLEEVECLGACGYAPMVQINDAYYENLTFEKMDEILKDLT from the coding sequence ATGAGTTATCAATTTTCTTCGCAATCAGTTGCAAGACTAGATAAACTACTGGAGATGTTCCCAGATAAAAGGAGTGTGATCCTTCCTGGGTTGTACCTCCTACAAAAAGAACAAGGTTTTGTAGATAGAGAAGGAATGGAAGCTCTTGCAGATAAGATAGGCTCTCCAATTTCTCTCGCTCAAGTATATGGGGTTGCTACCTTTTATACCTTGTACAATAAAAAACCTGTTGGCAAGTATCATATCCAGATTTGTGGAACTTCTTCTTGTTATATGAGAGGGAATGATAAGCTCGAAAAACATATTTGTTCTCGTTTGGGAATAGAATTGGGAGAAACAACTTCCGATAAAAAATTCACTTTAGAAGAAGTGGAATGTCTGGGTGCATGCGGTTATGCTCCAATGGTCCAGATCAACGATGCATATTATGAAAATCTAACGTTCGAAAAAATGGATGAGATCCTGAAGGATTTAACCTAA
- the nuoK gene encoding NADH-quinone oxidoreductase subunit NuoK, translating to MNPGILKPTLAGIPVEYLLILACIIFSIGVAGVLFRRSAVVIFMSIELMLNSVNLVFVVFSKSLHQVQGEVVVFFVMAIAAVEAAIGLALVVAIHRKKKTSFVDEMNLMKW from the coding sequence ATGAATCCGGGAATTCTGAAACCAACTCTGGCGGGAATCCCAGTGGAATATCTGCTGATCCTGGCCTGTATTATTTTTTCCATCGGTGTAGCCGGGGTTTTATTCAGAAGAAGTGCTGTAGTCATCTTCATGAGTATAGAACTCATGTTGAACTCCGTAAATTTGGTATTTGTTGTTTTTTCTAAATCACTTCATCAGGTTCAGGGAGAAGTGGTTGTATTTTTTGTGATGGCAATCGCTGCAGTGGAAGCAGCGATCGGTTTAGCCTTAGTAGTTGCGATTCACAGAAAGAAAAAGACAAGTTTCGTAGACGAAATGAATTTAATGAAATGGTAA
- the nuoH gene encoding NADH-quinone oxidoreductase subunit NuoH, whose protein sequence is MDWNIVLLWLLKSALFFLVFITACAYYTLAERKVAGFIQDRKGPNRAGPLGLLQPLADGIKFLTKEEIFPKNVNKVMYLIAPAISMTCAIMAWAVVPLGGTVILPEFLAKEVGFTSLDLQIANPDTGILFLFAISSLSVYGIILAGWSSNNKYSLIGGIRATAQMISYELPLGLSVAAIVILTGSLKLTDINDAQIGLWNIFKLPGFIAFSVFVVAMFAETNRLPFDLAEAESELVVGFHTEYGAFKFALFFIAEYMNMITMSCVVTILFFGGYHLPFGILSGSIWQAWAGLGFFTLKVLFFAFLFMWVRWTLPRFRYDQLMTIGWKKMIPWAVANIIVASVYVSLDGFWKW, encoded by the coding sequence ATGGACTGGAATATAGTTCTACTCTGGTTATTAAAAAGTGCGCTTTTTTTCTTAGTGTTCATCACTGCTTGTGCGTATTATACATTAGCAGAACGTAAAGTAGCCGGATTTATCCAGGACAGAAAAGGCCCGAACCGCGCAGGTCCTCTTGGTTTACTGCAACCTTTGGCGGATGGGATCAAGTTCTTAACGAAAGAAGAGATCTTTCCTAAAAATGTAAACAAGGTTATGTATTTGATTGCACCTGCGATCTCTATGACCTGTGCGATCATGGCTTGGGCAGTGGTTCCCTTGGGTGGGACTGTGATCTTACCTGAATTTCTGGCAAAAGAGGTTGGATTTACTTCTTTAGATCTTCAAATTGCAAATCCTGATACAGGGATCTTGTTCTTGTTTGCTATCTCCAGTCTTTCTGTTTATGGGATAATTCTTGCAGGTTGGTCCAGCAATAATAAATATTCTTTGATTGGTGGGATCCGTGCTACGGCTCAGATGATCAGTTACGAATTGCCTCTTGGTCTTTCTGTGGCGGCGATCGTGATCTTGACTGGATCTTTAAAACTTACTGATATTAATGATGCTCAGATCGGTCTTTGGAATATTTTTAAACTTCCTGGATTTATTGCATTTTCTGTTTTCGTAGTGGCTATGTTTGCTGAGACAAACAGACTTCCTTTCGATTTAGCAGAAGCTGAATCCGAATTGGTGGTTGGATTTCATACAGAATACGGTGCATTTAAATTCGCGTTATTCTTCATTGCAGAATATATGAATATGATCACTATGAGTTGTGTAGTCACCATTTTGTTTTTTGGTGGATATCATCTTCCTTTTGGTATATTGAGCGGCTCTATTTGGCAGGCCTGGGCGGGATTAGGCTTCTTTACTCTTAAAGTTTTATTCTTCGCATTTTTATTCATGTGGGTGAGATGGACCCTGCCTAGATTTAGATATGATCAGTTGATGACTATCGGCTGGAAAAAAATGATCCCTTGGGCAGTGGCAAATATAATAGTCGCAAGCGTTTATGTAAGTTTGGACGGTTTCTGGAAATGGTAG
- a CDS encoding NADH-quinone oxidoreductase subunit B: MGLNEQLAQPGSSYGDSFQIATVDSVINWGRSYSLWPYPFATACCGIEYMSTACADYDIARFGAERPSFSPRQADMILVLGTITYKMAPVLREIYDQLAEPKFVISYGACASSGGMFHAYSVLQGIDRILPVDLYVPGCPPRPEALLDAVIKLQEKVKTQGLEARRQEVMDKIREMNERNKPLVVQ; this comes from the coding sequence ATGGGATTAAACGAACAACTCGCTCAACCCGGATCGTCTTACGGAGATTCTTTTCAGATCGCTACGGTAGATTCCGTAATCAACTGGGGAAGAAGTTATTCCTTATGGCCTTATCCATTTGCGACTGCATGTTGCGGGATAGAATACATGAGTACTGCCTGCGCGGATTATGATATCGCCAGGTTTGGTGCCGAAAGACCTTCTTTCTCTCCTAGACAAGCTGACATGATCTTAGTTCTTGGGACCATCACTTATAAAATGGCTCCGGTGCTTCGTGAAATTTACGATCAATTGGCTGAACCAAAGTTCGTGATCAGTTATGGAGCCTGCGCTTCTTCTGGTGGAATGTTCCACGCGTACTCCGTTTTACAGGGAATCGATCGTATTCTTCCTGTGGATCTATATGTTCCAGGTTGCCCTCCTAGACCAGAAGCACTTTTAGATGCTGTAATCAAACTTCAGGAAAAAGTAAAAACCCAAGGGTTAGAAGCCAGAAGACAGGAAGTAATGGATAAGATCCGGGAAATGAACGAAAGAAACAAACCCCTGGTCGTCCAATGA
- the nuoL gene encoding NADH-quinone oxidoreductase subunit L yields MSWEILISVLAFSPLLGSVLNALFGRYWKGLSGPIGTSLSFVSFAASVFAYLQFHPLERQDAQIVTLFNWVQVGNFKVDLAYQVDQLSLFMALIITGIGSLIHLYSIGYMKGNPGIGRFFSYLNLFVFFMLHLVLAENLVVLFFGWEGVGLCSYLLIGFDTHRENAAQASIKAFVTNRIADLAMIGGIALTYWLAGSVSFITISESLPQAKFFLNALPFVAICFFIGAMGKSAQFPFHVWLPDAMAGPTPVSALIHAATMVTAGLFLIARLNFIFILVPKVGFWIVCIGTFTAFFAATIGVYQNDIKKVLAYSTVSQLGYMFVAMGTGAYVAGLFHLLTHAFFKALLFLGSGSVIHGLSDEQDLRRMGGLKSQMKITWWTFLLGTLAIVGAPPFSGFFSKDLILEKAFYFHPVFFGMGIATAFLTTFYMFRLTFLAFTGKSRVSNHVHPHESSWTMTVPLVILALGAAFSGYLLVPESLGGGIDFLEKYFSPVFAKGLLYYSQQKGPLEAHHLTHELELLLAGLSLGAILLGVGIYWFFFGKKEKLPSDESSYSGWRLLPANKYFIDEIFKNVLIGPISALSEFLSEVIEKHLIDRVLTGTGKLSGGVASLLRRIQTGTVVDYAFLIVLGTVLILSVFLWRGI; encoded by the coding sequence ATGAGTTGGGAAATCCTTATATCCGTTCTGGCTTTTTCTCCACTTCTTGGGTCCGTATTAAACGCATTATTCGGAAGATACTGGAAGGGGCTTTCAGGTCCGATCGGAACCTCTTTGTCTTTTGTATCTTTTGCTGCGAGCGTATTCGCTTATCTTCAATTCCATCCCTTGGAAAGACAGGATGCTCAAATTGTAACTCTATTCAATTGGGTACAAGTTGGGAATTTTAAAGTGGATCTTGCTTACCAAGTAGATCAACTTTCTCTTTTTATGGCTCTGATCATTACGGGGATCGGAAGTTTGATCCATCTATATTCCATCGGATACATGAAAGGAAATCCTGGAATTGGAAGATTTTTTTCTTATCTGAACTTATTCGTATTCTTTATGCTCCATTTGGTTTTAGCAGAAAACCTTGTGGTCTTATTCTTCGGTTGGGAAGGTGTAGGACTTTGTTCTTATCTTCTGATCGGTTTTGATACTCATAGAGAAAACGCTGCACAAGCAAGTATCAAAGCTTTTGTTACCAATAGGATCGCTGACTTGGCGATGATAGGTGGAATTGCTTTAACTTATTGGTTGGCTGGTTCTGTTTCCTTTATTACAATTTCTGAATCTTTGCCTCAGGCGAAGTTCTTTTTGAACGCACTCCCTTTTGTAGCAATCTGCTTCTTTATAGGTGCGATGGGTAAGTCTGCTCAGTTCCCGTTCCATGTTTGGTTGCCCGATGCAATGGCCGGACCAACTCCAGTTTCTGCTTTAATCCATGCGGCAACCATGGTGACTGCGGGATTATTCCTGATCGCAAGATTGAATTTTATTTTTATCTTAGTTCCTAAGGTCGGCTTTTGGATCGTTTGTATTGGGACATTCACTGCATTCTTCGCAGCGACTATTGGTGTTTATCAAAACGATATTAAGAAAGTTTTAGCCTATTCTACTGTTTCTCAGTTAGGTTATATGTTTGTGGCAATGGGAACAGGCGCGTATGTTGCGGGACTTTTCCATCTATTGACTCACGCATTCTTTAAGGCCCTGTTGTTCTTGGGTTCCGGTTCAGTAATCCACGGATTATCTGATGAGCAGGATTTAAGAAGAATGGGAGGACTCAAGTCCCAGATGAAGATCACTTGGTGGACCTTTCTATTAGGGACCTTGGCGATTGTAGGAGCTCCACCATTCAGTGGATTTTTCTCTAAAGATTTGATCTTAGAAAAAGCGTTTTATTTCCATCCAGTATTCTTTGGAATGGGGATCGCTACTGCATTCTTGACCACATTCTATATGTTCCGCCTAACGTTCTTGGCGTTTACTGGTAAGTCCAGAGTTTCTAATCATGTACATCCACATGAATCTTCTTGGACCATGACTGTGCCATTAGTGATTTTGGCATTGGGTGCTGCATTTTCCGGATATTTGTTGGTTCCTGAATCTTTAGGAGGAGGAATTGATTTCTTAGAGAAATACTTCTCTCCTGTTTTTGCAAAAGGATTACTATATTATTCTCAACAAAAAGGTCCTTTGGAAGCCCATCATTTAACCCATGAGTTGGAACTCCTACTAGCTGGACTTTCGTTAGGTGCAATCCTTTTGGGAGTTGGGATCTATTGGTTCTTCTTTGGTAAAAAAGAGAAGCTACCTTCAGATGAATCCTCTTATTCCGGCTGGAGACTTCTTCCTGCAAATAAGTATTTCATAGATGAAATTTTCAAAAACGTTTTGATTGGACCGATTTCTGCACTATCCGAATTTTTATCCGAAGTAATAGAGAAACATTTGATCGACAGAGTTTTGACCGGAACAGGGAAACTTTCCGGAGGGGTCGCCTCATTACTACGTAGGATCCAAACAGGAACCGTAGTAGATTACGCTTTTCTAATTGTCTTAGGGACCGTTTTGATCTTGTCCGTTTTCTTATGGAGGGGAATCTAA
- a CDS encoding NADH-quinone oxidoreductase subunit A has protein sequence MGSSPDHLGPLLIQFLLGVGFSALILGLAFLLNPKKKSKPHDTFECGVPYYGDAKGLFNIKFYLVAVLFILFDIEAIFLFPYAVNLKSFKEAGLGNFLLIEMFVFIFTLVVGLYYIRKKGALEWD, from the coding sequence ATGGGAAGTTCGCCGGACCATTTAGGCCCCCTGCTGATTCAATTCCTCCTGGGAGTAGGATTCTCCGCTCTCATACTCGGACTCGCGTTCCTTCTAAACCCCAAAAAAAAATCAAAACCTCATGACACTTTCGAATGTGGGGTACCTTATTATGGGGATGCAAAGGGATTATTTAATATCAAGTTTTACTTGGTAGCTGTTCTGTTTATACTTTTCGATATAGAAGCGATCTTTCTTTTCCCGTATGCCGTGAATTTAAAATCATTCAAAGAGGCGGGACTTGGGAATTTTCTTCTGATTGAGATGTTTGTTTTTATTTTCACCCTCGTGGTTGGACTGTATTATATTCGGAAGAAGGGGGCCTTAGAATGGGATTAA
- the nuoF gene encoding NADH-quinone oxidoreductase subunit NuoF, producing MAEMKILTKFIDDPRSNELEFYESVHGYDGMKKALSIAPEEIIEIVKKSGLRGRGGAGFPTGLKWSFIPKDIPKPKYLICNADEGEPGTFKDRKLIENLPHQIIEGMVIGAKAIGANKGFFYIRGEFNKGIDSMQKAIDEAYAKGYLGKNILGSGFDFDLVLYAGAGAYICGEETALINSLEGRRGHPRLKPPFPAVSGLYRCPTVVNNVETFSTVPHILDKGADWYSKIGTEKSPGTRLFSVSGHVKRPGVYEIELGTPLLELVNDLCGGMLDDVPLKAVIPGGSSVPILTAEECKTANMDFESMAAHKTMLGSGAVIVIGEGTDLVETTYRFARFYAHESCGQCTPCREGTHWVRDLLHKIKEGEGTSADLDLILSLARNMEGGTTICPLSDACVGAVRPTILKFKHEFEARLKDKAGKEEEPIPAQTGV from the coding sequence ATGGCAGAAATGAAAATCCTCACTAAATTTATAGATGATCCTCGTTCGAACGAATTGGAATTTTACGAATCGGTTCACGGTTACGACGGGATGAAAAAGGCTCTGTCTATCGCGCCGGAAGAAATTATAGAGATCGTCAAAAAATCAGGTTTAAGAGGAAGAGGGGGAGCTGGTTTCCCTACAGGCCTGAAATGGTCCTTTATTCCTAAGGATATTCCAAAACCTAAATATCTTATCTGCAATGCAGACGAGGGCGAACCTGGAACATTCAAAGATCGTAAACTGATTGAGAACCTTCCCCACCAAATCATTGAGGGGATGGTAATCGGTGCAAAAGCGATCGGCGCAAATAAAGGATTTTTCTATATTCGTGGAGAGTTCAATAAGGGAATTGATTCCATGCAGAAGGCGATTGATGAGGCCTATGCAAAAGGATATCTTGGTAAAAATATCTTAGGTAGCGGATTCGATTTTGATCTGGTATTATACGCAGGAGCAGGTGCTTATATCTGCGGAGAAGAAACAGCACTTATCAATTCTTTGGAAGGTCGTAGGGGTCATCCTAGATTAAAACCTCCATTTCCTGCGGTTTCCGGTTTATATCGTTGCCCTACAGTGGTGAATAACGTGGAAACTTTTTCCACTGTTCCTCATATTTTGGATAAGGGTGCTGATTGGTATTCTAAAATAGGTACTGAAAAATCTCCAGGAACTCGTTTATTCTCCGTTTCAGGTCATGTGAAAAGACCTGGAGTATATGAGATAGAATTAGGGACTCCTTTATTAGAATTAGTGAATGATCTTTGTGGTGGAATGCTCGACGATGTTCCGTTAAAAGCGGTGATCCCAGGCGGTTCTTCCGTTCCGATCTTAACTGCAGAAGAATGTAAAACTGCAAATATGGATTTTGAATCCATGGCGGCTCATAAAACAATGCTTGGTTCTGGTGCGGTAATCGTAATCGGAGAAGGCACTGACTTGGTAGAGACCACTTACAGATTTGCAAGATTCTATGCTCATGAATCTTGCGGTCAATGTACTCCATGCAGAGAAGGTACACATTGGGTCAGGGATCTACTACATAAGATCAAAGAAGGAGAAGGAACAAGTGCAGACTTGGATCTTATTCTTTCCTTAGCTAGAAATATGGAAGGTGGAACAACCATCTGTCCTCTTTCTGATGCGTGTGTGGGAGCAGTCCGACCTACTATCTTAAAATTCAAACATGAATTCGAAGCCAGATTAAAAGATAAAGCAGGCAAAGAAGAAGAACCAATTCCTGCACAGACGGGAGTCTGA
- a CDS encoding NADH-quinone oxidoreductase subunit J family protein, producing the protein MVGIFDNPQLLLFFIFGGVLVAGALGVVFHPNPISSAVLLVLSFFALAGIYAIIGSVFVATMQVLVYAGAIMVLVVFVLMLLSLHDEGIAKLWDHPLKKVLVLSVVVLLAVVLIHSVREGVPNTEASPKGYSDSGSYEYTLSKSEEGKAGVIAEGNTAAVGSSMFLDYLLPFEIVSILLLAAVLGAVILGKKNLGKKTEEGEP; encoded by the coding sequence ATGGTAGGAATTTTTGATAATCCTCAACTTCTGCTCTTTTTTATATTTGGCGGAGTGCTGGTTGCTGGAGCATTAGGAGTTGTATTTCATCCGAATCCTATTAGTTCTGCTGTTTTACTTGTGCTTTCCTTTTTTGCGTTAGCCGGAATTTACGCGATCATTGGCTCCGTTTTTGTGGCCACAATGCAAGTTTTGGTTTATGCAGGCGCTATCATGGTGCTTGTAGTTTTCGTTCTGATGCTTCTATCTTTGCACGATGAAGGAATTGCAAAACTTTGGGATCATCCTCTCAAAAAAGTTTTGGTTCTTTCTGTTGTTGTGTTACTTGCTGTGGTGCTTATCCATTCAGTGAGAGAAGGTGTCCCGAATACGGAGGCTTCTCCGAAAGGATATTCTGATTCTGGATCTTATGAGTATACATTGTCCAAATCAGAAGAAGGTAAGGCGGGCGTAATCGCAGAAGGAAATACTGCCGCTGTAGGAAGTTCCATGTTTTTGGATTACCTTCTTCCTTTCGAAATAGTTTCCATATTACTTTTGGCTGCAGTCCTTGGTGCAGTTATATTAGGAAAAAAGAATTTAGGTAAAAAAACAGAAGAAGGGGAGCCATGA
- a CDS encoding complex I subunit 4 family protein, producing the protein MPQYYLSILLFLPVLGIPFLFFSKNEKWIRLWSSIVTLGVFAMTIPLFLEFLKGDSGFQFTHHIWNFLKLQSGGLDYHIAIDGFSLLLVTMSALLFFLSALSAFSNVKHRIREFFILLLLVETGVIGVFLSVNLIQFYVFWEWMVLPFTLMVGIWGENGRIKAAMKYLVFSFTGSVFMLASILVLYHYTHTFDLEELAVVSLNSIPANIKFWLFVGFSFAFAIKVPLFPFHTWMPDVHEEAPTVGSVDLAGILLKIGLFAYVRVAIPIFPQVFLEYRNLLTALAVAGIVYGALVALTQKNSKRLIAFSSLSHMGFCILGILTLTEEGVAGGMLQMVNHGFTSGLLFFILGFLHERTGSNELKDYSGLAKSAPFLAVTIGLAAFASAGLPGTNGFVGEFLVLIGTFKYSLLYGFLAGTAVIFAAGYMLYFARHLLFGEPNSLSSGLSPLNIREKFIISVVAGIIILTGIFPNLLLEYLKPSARVVLNLTSKQALQERAFLEQEGTLKNTKKKFINYRTLGVEPPSYEDRISSGRGTGIPGKKTVSQEAEE; encoded by the coding sequence GTGCCCCAGTATTATTTAAGTATTCTGTTATTTTTGCCTGTTTTAGGGATTCCTTTTTTATTCTTTTCTAAAAATGAAAAATGGATCAGACTTTGGTCTTCGATCGTGACTCTGGGAGTCTTCGCGATGACCATTCCTCTCTTTTTGGAATTTTTGAAAGGAGATAGCGGTTTTCAATTTACACATCATATTTGGAACTTCTTGAAATTACAATCAGGAGGTTTGGATTATCATATAGCAATAGATGGATTTTCTTTATTGCTTGTTACGATGTCCGCGCTTCTATTCTTTCTTTCGGCTTTATCTGCTTTTTCTAATGTAAAGCATAGGATTAGGGAATTTTTTATACTTCTTCTTTTGGTAGAAACTGGAGTGATCGGAGTATTTCTTTCGGTCAACCTGATCCAGTTCTATGTTTTCTGGGAATGGATGGTGCTACCTTTCACATTGATGGTAGGGATCTGGGGAGAGAACGGAAGAATTAAAGCAGCAATGAAATATCTGGTATTCTCATTTACCGGATCCGTTTTCATGCTTGCGAGTATTTTGGTTTTATATCATTACACGCACACATTCGATTTAGAAGAATTGGCTGTAGTGTCTCTAAATTCTATTCCTGCGAATATTAAGTTTTGGTTATTTGTTGGATTTAGTTTCGCATTTGCGATCAAAGTGCCTTTATTTCCTTTCCACACTTGGATGCCAGATGTTCACGAAGAGGCTCCTACTGTAGGTTCCGTTGACTTAGCAGGAATTCTACTGAAGATAGGGCTATTCGCTTATGTGAGAGTGGCTATTCCAATTTTCCCTCAGGTATTTTTAGAATATCGTAATCTACTTACTGCACTTGCTGTTGCTGGGATCGTTTATGGGGCTTTAGTCGCGTTAACCCAAAAAAACAGCAAACGTCTAATCGCATTCTCTTCTCTTTCGCATATGGGATTCTGTATTTTGGGGATCTTAACTCTTACGGAAGAAGGTGTGGCTGGCGGAATGCTCCAAATGGTGAATCATGGATTTACTTCAGGGCTTTTGTTCTTTATATTAGGATTCTTGCATGAAAGAACTGGAAGTAATGAACTAAAAGATTATTCTGGTCTTGCTAAATCAGCTCCGTTTTTAGCAGTAACAATTGGTTTGGCTGCTTTTGCGAGTGCTGGACTTCCCGGAACAAATGGTTTCGTGGGAGAATTTTTAGTTCTTATCGGAACTTTTAAATATAGCCTTCTTTACGGATTCCTAGCCGGAACCGCAGTTATCTTTGCTGCGGGGTACATGTTATACTTTGCAAGGCACTTATTATTTGGTGAGCCAAACTCTTTATCTTCTGGCCTGTCTCCTTTAAATATAAGGGAGAAGTTTATAATCTCCGTAGTTGCAGGAATTATAATATTAACTGGGATTTTTCCTAATCTTCTACTCGAGTATTTGAAACCGAGCGCCAGAGTAGTGTTGAACCTTACTTCTAAGCAAGCTCTACAAGAAAGAGCCTTTTTGGAACAGGAAGGCACTTTGAAAAATACCAAAAAGAAATTTATAAATTATAGGACCTTGGGCGTCGAGCCTCCTAGTTATGAGGATAGGATCAGTTCCGGAAGAGGAACAGGGATCCCAGGTAAAAAGACAGTATCCCAAGAGGCGGAAGAATGA